The window TTGAGATACAATATGCGGTTTTCGGGTCTAACGGGCTGAAGTTGGAGCTTCACGCCAAGCTTATTTGCAATTGTCCTGATAAAATCAATATCATAGCCGACAATCTCTCCGGTTTTTTCATCGATGGAACCAAACCCCGGTGCAAATTCCCTGACGCCCGCTATAAGTACACCTTTTTTCTTAACCTCCTCCAATGTGTCGGCTGCGAGCAATGTTGTGCATAAGCCGGAAATAAATATCAACACTAAAATAAATGGTTTGATTTTTTTCATGAGCATTTATCCTTTGAACAATTATTGGTTGTTATAGATTATTATACCATAAGATATTTCTTTTTTACCTCTTCGTTCGTTTCAAGCTCATCAACGGTACCTTCAAAGCGAATCCTTCCGTTATCAATAACATAAACTCTTGAGATCATCTTAAGAGCGGATTTAATATTCTGCTCGGAGAGTAAAATGCTGATACCGGCATCTCTGAGTTTCAATATCTGCTCTTCAAGGTCACGTACAATCAGGGGCGCCAGCCCTTCTGTCGGTTCATCAAGAAGGAGGAGTTCCGGGCTTCCCATAAGGGCCCTTGCGATAGTCAGCATCTGTTGCTCCCCGCCGCTTAGGTTCCCTGCCCTGCGCGATTGTATTTCGCCAAGCGCAGGGAACAGATCGTATATTCTCTTTTTATTCCATCCTTCTGTACGGCGATGAACAATTTCAAGATTATCATCTACGGAAAGGTCTGCAAAAACTCTTCTGTCGTCAGGCACGTACCCGATGCCCTTCCTGAAGAGAAGATATGGCTTTTCCCCGGTAATATTCTCGTTATTGAAATGAATTTTGCCTTCTTTGGGCGGCGTCAGACCCATGATGCTCTTCATGGTTGTGCTCTTCCCTGCACCGTTTCTTCCGAGAAGGCCAACCGCCTCACCCTTTGCAACAGTGAGACTGACATCGAATAATATATGACTTAAGCCATAATATGTATGGATTTTTTTTACATTAAGCACGCGTCGCTCCTGCCAAGGTAGGCGTCCTGAACCGCCTGATTGCACCTCACATCTTCGCAGCACCCCTGTATAATGGTTGCGCCTCGCACCATCACCATGATCCGGTTGGCAATAGCAAATACAAGTTCCATGTCATGTTCACAGAAGAGGATTGTCAAACCCAGTTTTTCCGATAGGTGCCTTACTAAGTCTATGCAACGCGCTGTCTCTTCGGGGGACATTCCTGCAGTAGGTTCGTCAAGGATCAGAAACTCCGGGTCGCCGCCCAGGGCAATAGCAATCTCAAGGACTTTCCTGTCGCCGTGAGAAAGTAGAGCGCTTGTATGGTGCCGCTTTTTGACAAGCCCTACGTTCTCCAGGATCTCATTTGTTTCGTTAATAACCAGTTTTTTTGACGGGGTAAAAAAGTTGTGGGTCTTTTTCGTCTTGGCCAGTACTGCAACCTGGACATTTTCAAAGACATTTAGTCTCTGGAATACATTTACTACCTGAAATGAACGTGCTATGTGCTTTCTGCAAATTTCATAAGGGGGAAGTCCTGTAATGTCTTCGCCTTTAAAAATAACCTGTCCGCTGTCAGGCTTCAGGATTCCGGTAATAAGGTTAAAAAGGGTCGTCTTGCCGGCGCCGTTCGGGCCGATCACTGCGACAATCTCGCCCTTTTTTACATGAAGATTTGCATTACTGACTGCCTTAAATCCATCAAATGTCTTTATTAATGCCTTGACTTCCAGCACCGGCTACTCCTTAATCACAGGTTCAATCATTTTTTTATTCATTTTTTCTTCAATATATCCAAGAACCCCCGTGGGAAGATAGAAGATCGCAAACACCATAATTATGCCGAGCACAAGGGCCCAATAAACGGTGTATGTACTCACAAATGTTCTCAGTGCAATAATGATGGCAGCGCCGAGCATAGGGCCCAGGAAGGTAAACCAGCCGCCGAGCAGACACATGATAACTGCTTCAAGGGACAGTGTCCAGAAAAGCATGTCAGGGAATACCGTATTATCTACAACAACAAAAAGTGCACCCGCTACCCCTGCAAAGAAACCCGCTATGGTAAGCGCCATCACCTGGTGGCGCCTTACATTAATCCCGATCATCTCGCTTCTTATGGGATTGTCCCTGATACCCTGGAGAGCACTGCCAAAGGGTGATTTTATCATTCTGTACATAACAAAAAGGCACAGAAGGGTAACAACAAGGGTAAAATAGTATGCATTACCGTAGGATGAAATTATATCCGGCATAGTGATCCCGTGTATCCCGTCATCGCCTCCGGTAAAAGAATACCAGCGGTAAACAATAACCCATACGAGAGATCCGAGAGAGATCTGGAGCATCCCGAAATAGAGTTTTGAGAGCCTTACGCAGATAATTCCCATAATCAGACCCAATAAGGCAGATACGAATGGACCGACAATGAAGCTGATCCAGAGAGGAAATCCTCCTTTTGTTAACATGAGTGCCGTCCCGTAAGCACCGGCCCCGTAAAAAACACAATGGTGAAACTGGAATACCCCTCCGTAGCCAAGAACGAAGTTAAGGCTCGTTGCAAGCAATCCTGTAAGGAGGATAATGGATGCCATATACACATAAAACCGGGGCATAATTAATGGGAGGAAAAAAAGAAAAACGAGAAGCACGATGCCGGCAATGCGGCTCCTTCCTCCCAACATGTCTTTTATCATAACCAGCTCCTTGTCACCATGTTGACTTGAGAAGCCCTGTGGGCCTGAACAATAATACAATAATTACTGCAAGATAGGGAAATATAATGCCGAATTGTGGCCAGATAAGGATACCGAGAGACTGTGATAGACCAAAAATAAGTGCGCCCAGGAGGGCGCCCCAGATATTGCCCAGTCCGCCAATAATAACGATGAGGAACGCCTCCATAATGAGCGTATGATCCATGCCTAACGTTACGCTCACTGTCGGTGCAACAAGGGCTCCGCCCAGGCCTGCCAGAAGACAACCTATCATGAACACAACAGCGAAGACCCAGCTGACATTGATGCCCACTGCCCCGACCATTTCCCTGTCTACTGCGGCTGCTCGTGCAATCTTGCCTATTTTCGTCTTATTCACTATCAGCCAGAGTATAACCGCAACAACAGGGCCGACAATCAGAAGGAACATGTTGTACAGTGGGAAGGGTATGCCCCCGAAGAGCGGTACAAACCCCTGAAACATATGGGGCACCGGCACAGATTTATACTCAGCACCCCACACGAGTTTAACAAGATCGCCAAAAACAAGGGAACAAGCAAAAGTGAGCAAAAGGAGCATCAGATGCTCCCGCTCGTAAAGAAACTGGAAAAGACCGCGTTCCACGATAAGACTCAATACTGCAACCGCCACAGGAACCAAAACAAGGGCCATCCAGAACCCTGTGGCTCCGCCACCGAAAACCTTTGCAATCGTAAAAGACATAAAGGCGCCTATCATGTAAAGAGATCCGTGGGCAACATTGGGTATCCTGAGCACGCCCAGAATAAGGCTCATGCCGGAAGAAACGATGAAAAGGATCGTCGTCCTGCTTAAACCAACAAATATCTGATTTAAGACCTGAGGCGGTACTACGGCATATATGAAATCCAATCACTACCCCCGCTATTTCTATTACTGGAACACCCGCAAGCTGTTGAGAGCTTGCGGGTAGGAATTTATTTCTTGCGAAGCTTCAGAACCTCCTCGCATGTAGGCATATAATCATTTGGAGACACTATCTGATTATTCCCGGATACAAGAAAATCGTATTTCGGGTCCTTCTTTGTCACACCAAAATATGTCGGGAGCTCAAGCTGATGATCACATGCCCTTATTGATAAGGGTCCGATCGGACTGTCAAGCTTTAAACCTTCAAGAGCCTTTATCAATGCCTCATTGTCTATCTTCCCTGCCTTTTTAAAACCCTCTGCAATAAACTGGGCAGTCATGTATCCAACAAAGGCGCTTGATTTCGGGTATCTTTTGTAGGTTTTCATAAATTCTTCAGCAAAAGCCTTGTTCGCAGGTGATTCAGGGAAGTAGAAAAGATAGTGGGAAGTTCCATAAACACCCTCAGGCGCTTCCTTGCCCTGGGACAGAAGGGTTCCGAGTTCTGTGGCCGTATGTTGATAGAAGGGTATCTTCTGGCTTAATCCGGTTGCCTTTGCTGCCTTCTGGAAATTAACCATACTGGAGCCGCCGGTTGCAACGATGATAAAGTCGGGCTTAGCCCCCATAATCTGTGTAATATAAGGGGTAAAATCGGCTTCTCCTAATTTCCACCATGATTTCCCTATCAACTGTACTTTTGGATTCAGTTTCTGCAGATTGTTCCAGACAGCATCTGCAATAGCATGTCCATATTCGTAATCATCGCCGCAAATCCAGTATTTTACAAAGGGTTTTTTCGCAAGGGCAACTGCTGCTGCCCGGCCCGCCATCTCTGTATTTTCGTTCATGTTAAATACGTAGCGATGTCCTGCCTCACCGATGATTTTTTCGCTTTTCGCGTAAGTGACGAAAAAAGGTATCTTCTCTTTTCTTGCAAAATCAGAGACCGCCAGAGCTGTACCGCTGTTTATTGTCCCCACGAGAATATCCACCTTTTCTTTCATGACAAGCTCTTTGGCCATTGCCAAACCGATGTCCGGTTTAAACTTCTCGTCACGTGTGGCATATTCTATCTTCTTCCCGAGCACGCCGCCTTTGGCGTTTATCTTATTAACGGCAAGCACAAAACCGTCGAGCACATCCTGTGTATAGGTTGTCGCGGGCCCAGAATAAGTGTCTACTATGCCTACCTTTATCGTATCAGCCGAAAATGCCGGTGAAAATAAGCCAAAAAGACCAAGGATGAACATAAAACACATAGAAACATAGAATGCTTTTCTCATTTCATACCCCCTTAATTTATTTAATGCTTTGGTATAGAAATTTATAAAACAAAGCGCTCTGGTAATCAACAAAAACTTGTATCTATATTTCTATTTTCATAAAACAGACTGTATTAAGGCGGTTTTTTGCCAATAAGGAAAGTTTCCCCGAAGTGGACGATATTATTGCAGGAGAGTTGAGGCGGTTTTTCGCCTTCTTGACATAAAACCTGATGAATACGCGGTGATCGTCACAAGGGGGCATGCCCATGACGAATTTATACTGGAAGAGATCTTGAAAAAACCGTGCAGGTATCCGCATTTCCGAAAGGCGCAACGATAGAGATAGATATGGTTGCATGTAAATAAAAGTCTTTACTTTACAGATGAAGGTGGTTCTTACAGGGTATTGCTCTGAGCCTTAACCTCAATTTCACTGATCTGGCCATCTCTCATTTCGAGCATCCGGTCTGCGTAGCGGGCCAGTTCCTGATTGTGTGTCACCATGATAACTGTCAGGCCTTCACTTCGGCTGAGTCCCTGAAGAACCTTCACGATCTCTTCTGACCTTTTTGTA of the Pseudomonadota bacterium genome contains:
- a CDS encoding ABC transporter ATP-binding protein; the encoded protein is MLNVKKIHTYYGLSHILFDVSLTVAKGEAVGLLGRNGAGKSTTMKSIMGLTPPKEGKIHFNNENITGEKPYLLFRKGIGYVPDDRRVFADLSVDDNLEIVHRRTEGWNKKRIYDLFPALGEIQSRRAGNLSGGEQQMLTIARALMGSPELLLLDEPTEGLAPLIVRDLEEQILKLRDAGISILLSEQNIKSALKMISRVYVIDNGRIRFEGTVDELETNEEVKKKYLMV
- a CDS encoding branched-chain amino acid ABC transporter permease, which translates into the protein MIKDMLGGRSRIAGIVLLVFLFFLPLIMPRFYVYMASIILLTGLLATSLNFVLGYGGVFQFHHCVFYGAGAYGTALMLTKGGFPLWISFIVGPFVSALLGLIMGIICVRLSKLYFGMLQISLGSLVWVIVYRWYSFTGGDDGIHGITMPDIISSYGNAYYFTLVVTLLCLFVMYRMIKSPFGSALQGIRDNPIRSEMIGINVRRHQVMALTIAGFFAGVAGALFVVVDNTVFPDMLFWTLSLEAVIMCLLGGWFTFLGPMLGAAIIIALRTFVSTYTVYWALVLGIIMVFAIFYLPTGVLGYIEEKMNKKMIEPVIKE
- a CDS encoding ABC transporter substrate-binding protein produces the protein MRKAFYVSMCFMFILGLFGLFSPAFSADTIKVGIVDTYSGPATTYTQDVLDGFVLAVNKINAKGGVLGKKIEYATRDEKFKPDIGLAMAKELVMKEKVDILVGTINSGTALAVSDFARKEKIPFFVTYAKSEKIIGEAGHRYVFNMNENTEMAGRAAAVALAKKPFVKYWICGDDYEYGHAIADAVWNNLQKLNPKVQLIGKSWWKLGEADFTPYITQIMGAKPDFIIVATGGSSMVNFQKAAKATGLSQKIPFYQHTATELGTLLSQGKEAPEGVYGTSHYLFYFPESPANKAFAEEFMKTYKRYPKSSAFVGYMTAQFIAEGFKKAGKIDNEALIKALEGLKLDSPIGPLSIRACDHQLELPTYFGVTKKDPKYDFLVSGNNQIVSPNDYMPTCEEVLKLRKK
- a CDS encoding ABC transporter ATP-binding protein — translated: MLEVKALIKTFDGFKAVSNANLHVKKGEIVAVIGPNGAGKTTLFNLITGILKPDSGQVIFKGEDITGLPPYEICRKHIARSFQVVNVFQRLNVFENVQVAVLAKTKKTHNFFTPSKKLVINETNEILENVGLVKKRHHTSALLSHGDRKVLEIAIALGGDPEFLILDEPTAGMSPEETARCIDLVRHLSEKLGLTILFCEHDMELVFAIANRIMVMVRGATIIQGCCEDVRCNQAVQDAYLGRSDACLM
- a CDS encoding branched-chain amino acid ABC transporter permease — protein: MDFIYAVVPPQVLNQIFVGLSRTTILFIVSSGMSLILGVLRIPNVAHGSLYMIGAFMSFTIAKVFGGGATGFWMALVLVPVAVAVLSLIVERGLFQFLYEREHLMLLLLTFACSLVFGDLVKLVWGAEYKSVPVPHMFQGFVPLFGGIPFPLYNMFLLIVGPVVAVILWLIVNKTKIGKIARAAAVDREMVGAVGINVSWVFAVVFMIGCLLAGLGGALVAPTVSVTLGMDHTLIMEAFLIVIIGGLGNIWGALLGALIFGLSQSLGILIWPQFGIIFPYLAVIIVLLFRPTGLLKSTW